Below is a genomic region from Kribbella qitaiheensis.
GATCACCTTCTCAACCCACCGACGAACGGCACTCACCGAAACGGACACCAAGGCGGAAACTCTCGCCCACGCCAGGCTTTCGGGCGGAGGACCGCCTTGCATCAGTCGGGCCGGATCCCCACACCATCAGTAGTCCTTGTCGGCACTGGTCAGCACGCGTGAGTTCGCCCGCGCTGCCGCCGATCCGAGCAGTACTGCTGGCCTGGAAGTCCGGATCGAGGTCACGTGGCGGAACCGCGGTCGCCTGCCGGGAGGGGCGACGCAGGATCGGTGCGGAAATGCTACTGGTGGGTCACTAACCGTGGACCCGGGGTGCGGAACAGCCTATTGTCGTCGTCGGGTCACAGTTGGTGAAGGATTTTACGGGGAGCGGGTGTATGGGTCGGTCACGTGCTGGGGAGCGGGGCGGTGGGTCTGTTGGGGCCATTGCCGTGCTTGTGCTGCTCGGTGGTGTGGCTGTCGCTGGGGTGCTCGGGAACAAGCACGATGAGCTGCCTCCGGTTGACCTCACCACGCTGACGGCTTCCTCGACGCAAACCACGATCGCGTCCGCGCCGCTCGATCCGGAGCCGTACGCGGGTACCGACGGGCTGGTTGTCCATCCGAGGGCCGAGGCCGCGCTCTACACCGCGCCGGATGCGGACGCGTTCGCCAAGATCGGGCCGAGTCAGTTCGGGTCGACCTGGTTGCCGGTGGTCGAGAAGGCCGACGGCTGGGTGCGGGTGCTGCTGCCGTCGAAGCCGAACCGGTCTACCGGCTGGCTGCAGGACGAGGATCTGGATCGCGCCGCGTCGTCGTACCTGATCCGCGTGCATACCGGCTCGCGCACGATCGAACTGTTCGAGAAAGGCAAGTCGCTCGGCGATTGGAAGGCCGGCGTGGGCGCGAAGGCGACGCCGACGCCGCCCGGCCGGACGTTCCTGCTCGGGTCCATCATCGACAAGACGCGCTCCGCGTCCCCGGTCGTGCTCCCGCTGGGAGCGCACAGCCCGACCCTCGACACCTTCGGCGGCGGACCGGGCACGGTCGCGATCCACGGTTGGCCGCGGCCGGATGTGTTCGGGGCAGCCATCAGCGCCGGCTGCGTCCGCGTACCTCGTACTGCGCTCGCCAAGCTCCAGCAGGTGCCATTGGGCACCCTCGTCCTGATTGACAGCAAGTGAAACCCAGCGATCCGCCCCGATCAGTGAGGAACTCGCAGATGCGACGACACTTCGGACCGACCGTTCTGACACTCGCGGCCGTGATCGGCCTGGTGACGTTCAGCCTCGTGGCCAGCGCCCCCGTCGGTACGGCGGTGGGCAAGCCCTCGTCGGCGTACGGGATCAGCGCGACCGGTCAGGTCCCGTTCGCGAAGACGCCTTACGTCGAATCGCTGAACGGGACCCGGCACGATTCGTCGGCACTCGAGGTGCCGAAGAACCCGCTGATCGCGCTCCGGGCCGCGAGTGTCACCGCCGGGAACAACTCGGCCGCGGTGGAACTCTTCGACCTCACCGTCGGACCGGACCTGCTCAACCAGATCAAGATCCCGCCGGAGCTGAAGAAGAGCTGCGCCAACCTGCCCGCGACCGGTGCCGGCGATCTCCCGATCCCTGAGCTGCCGTTGCCCGATCTCGGCCTGCCGTTGCCGAAGCTGAGTACCAAGGACCTGCCGGTCAAGAACCTGCCTGACCTGTGCAACCTGCTGCTCACCCCGCCGAGTTCGCTGCTCGCCATCGATAGCGTCAATGTCTATTGCACGGGCGACACCGGCGCCGTCGACATCGGTTCGCTCACGCTGCTCGGGCAGAAGATAGCGATCCCGAGCACCAAGCAGACCGTCACCATTCCGGCGGCCCCGCTGGCCAAGATCACCGTCAACGAGCAGTCGAAGAGCTCAGACGGCTCCTTCACGATCACCGCCCTCACGATTGACCTGGGCGACGGCACCGAGGTCATCAAGCTCGCCTCAGCCACCTGCGCCAAGCCCGCCGCAACCCCGAAGCCCACCCCCACCAAGAAGCCGACAATCCCGCAGCCGACCGAACCAGGCAACGTCCCGGCCGCCCCGGTCCCGAAGCCCGTCAAAACCCACCACGCCGTCACCGGCTGACCTACCACCGGGCTCCTCCGTCGCCCTCCCGAAGACGCGGCTCCTCCGTCGCCGCTGAAATGCGTGAGCGGTCGATGCCTGCTGAAGCGGGCTGAGGTTGGCTGCTCCTCGGGTGCGGGTGCGGGTGCGGGTGCGGGCTGCGGCTGCGGCTGCGGGTGCGGGCCCCGGTGTCCGGTGCCCGGCAGACCCGCGCGGGTGCGGCAGAGCGCGACGGGGAGCTCATGCGGGAGAACCGTGCCGCGTGGGAGCTGCGGACTCCTGTTCATCTCGGGTCGCCGGCGCTGGGTGGTGGCACGTGTCGGCGCGCGGGGGGAACCGGTGGGCTGAGAGGGTTTGGGGATGGAAGCGGAGCAGGTGTTTGTCGTGGGCATCGATCGGGGTGCGGTGGAGGCCCGGCGTGGGGTGGTGCGGCGGGGCGTGCGGCGTGGGGCGTGGGTGACGTTGGGGATTGGGGCCGTAGGCATCGGACTTGCCGTGTATGCCCTGCTCGCGTTCCGTGGGTCCGGGATGTGGCCGTTCGCGCTGCTGCTGATTTTGAGCATGTCGCCGTTGGTGGCTAGTACGGTGCTTGCGGTGCGGCTGGATGGTGAAAGGCAGCGGTGGTACGCCGCGAGCGAGTTGCCGCCGGTGGCGTTTCGGATGTCACCCAAAGGGCTGGAGTTGGCGTGTGACGGGGCGCCGTACCCGGTGATCCTGCCGTGGCCGGCCGTCGCTGGGTTCAAGCAGGAGAAGGTGTTCGGGCAGTTCGTGCTGCACCTGACTCTTGCCCCGGGCATCGCGGCCACCACCGCCGGAGTACGAGGGCTTGATCAGCCCGCGGTACGGGCCGTGGTCAAGCCGAGCGCCCTGCTGAAGCCGACCGGGCTTTACCTCGTCAAAGCATTGGACCAGCCCGTGCACGTCATCGATCAGGCTCTCAAGCACTTCTCCGGCGGCAAAGCGGGGATCACGACCTCAGCAAGGTAGCGAGCGGAACGTGTAGCCCTGCGCCGACAGCTTGGTCAGCGCGCGGTCCAGAGCAGCGACCGTCTCGGACCGGTTGCCGCCGCCGTCGTGCATCAGGATGATCGCGCCCGGGTGGGCGCCGCGCAGGATCGCGCGCTCGATCGCCGCCGCGCCCGGCTTCTTCCAGTCGTTCGTGTCGACGTCCCAGAGGATCTGCTGGAGGTGGTAGGACGCGGCGATCGCCTCCACCTTCTTATTCGTGTCCCGGTACGGCGGCCGGAAGCAGCGCGACTTCACCCCGCTGGAGATCTCCTGGCGGATCCGCGCGTCAGTGAGGTGGGTCAGCATCGGGTGGTCCCAGGTGTGGTTGCCGATGTGGTTCCCGTAGCCGCGGGTCAGGTCGACCAGTTGCGGGTGCGCGGCGACCTCGCGGCCGAGCACGAAGAAAGTTGCCTTGGCGTGGTGCTTGGCGAGGATGCTCAGCACCTTCGGCGTGTACACCGGGTGCGGCCCGTCGTCGAAGGTCAGGTAGATCGTCTTCGCCCCGTGCGTACTCAGATCCCAGGCCGCCGGCTTGGCCTCCCGCTGGTTCTTCCGCGCCGGCGTCTTCAGCCGTTTCCCGAGCTGCATCGTGAGCGGGCCGTGGGCGGTGGGGCGGGCGGACGGAGCGGCCTGCGCGGACGAGTGCTCAGCGGGTTGCGCGGCCTGGGCGAAGGCGGCGGCGAAGAGGACGGCGGCGGCGAGCAGGAGTTTGCCGGGCGGCAAGGTCATGGATTGCATCCTCTCCCGCCGGCAGGGCCAACTCGAAATCAGCTCCGCGTATGGTGCTGGAAGCCACATCCCAACGACGCGTGAGGCGCAAACATGACGGACAACGGTGACCCGAGGACGATGGGCAGACGTACGGTGATCGGGGGTGCCGCCGCGACGGCTCTGGCCGCGGCCGGCTTCCAGGCAGTCCCCGCGTACGCCGGGACGCACGGCGGTCATCAGCCGAAGACGGTCCGGTTGAGTGTGCTGGGGACCACCGACCTGCATGGCAATGTCTTCAACTGGGACTACTTCAAGAACGCGGAGTACGACGACAAAGCGCACAACGACATCGGCCTGGCCAAGATCTCCACCCTGGTCAAGGCGTACCGCATGCAGGTCGACCGGCATACTCCCGCCCCGCTGATGCTCGATGCCGGTGACACCATCCAGGGCACCCCGCTGGCGTACTACTTCGCCAAGATCCAGCCGATCACCGGTGGTCACACGCACCCGATGGCGGCCGCGATGAACGCGATCGGCTACGACGCCGCCGCGCTCGGCAACCACGAGTTCAACTACGGGCTCGACATCCTGCGCAAGTTCCAGCGGCAGCTGAATTTCCCGCTGCTCGGCGCGAACGCGCAGGACTGGACCACCGGGCTGCCGGTCTTCCCGCCGTACGTGCTGAAGCGGGTGCACGTGCCGGGCGAGCGGCCGATCACGGTCGGCATCCTCGGCCTGACCAACCCGGGCATCGCGATCTGGGACAAGGCGAACGTCGAGAACAAGGTCAAGTTCGGCGGGATCGTCGAGCTGGCCAAGATCTGGGTGCCGCGGGTCCGTAAGGCCGGTGCCGACGTGGTGATCGTGGCGGCGCACTCGGGGATGGACCTCTCCTCGTCGTACGGCGACGCGCTGCCGGTCCCGGAGAACGCCTCGGTCCTGATGGCCGAGACGGTCCCGGGCATCGACGCCGTACTGGTCGGGCACGCGCACCTGGAGATCCCCGAGCGCCTCGTCACCAACAAGGTCACCGGCCAGCAGGTCGTCCTTACCGAGCCGCTGAAGTGGGGTATGCGGCTGTCCGTGATCGACCTGGATCTGCAGAAGCAGCGCGGCTGCTGGAAGGTCGTCGGCCGGCACAGCCAGGTGCTGAACGCCAACACGGTCGAGGCCGACCCGCAGGTCACCAACCTGCTGCAGGCAGACCACGACAAGGTCGTCGGCTACGTCAACGCGAAGATCGGTACCTGTACCGAGGCGATGTCCGCGGCGACCGCGCCCTGGGAGGACACGGCCGCGCTCGACTTCGTCAACTTCATCCAGGCCGATGCGGTCAGCAAGGCACTCGTCGGTACGCCGCAGGCGTCGCTGCCAGTGCTCGCCATCGCGGCGCCGTTCAACCGGGCGGCGGCGATCCCGGCCGGTGACGTATCGGTCCGGGACGTGGCCGGCCTGTACATCTTCGACAACACCCTGCTCGCCGTCACGATGACCGGCGCTCAGATCACCGACTACCTGGAGTTCTCCGCGACGTACTTCAAGCAGGTCAGCGGTCCTGGCCCGTTCCCGGCGGACCAGGTGACGAACGCGGTGACGCCGACCGCGCCCGGCGGCACGCCTGACTACAACTACGACATCATGGGCGGCCTGACCAAGCCGTTGGCGTACAAGATCGACATCGCCAAGCCGGCCGGTTCCCGGATCACCGACCTCCAGTACGACGGTGCGCCGGTGGGCGCCGATCAGCAGTTCGTCGTCGCGGTGAACAACTACCGGCAGTCCGGCGGCGGCAACTTCCCGCACGTCAAGACGGCCCCGGTCGTCTACAACCGGCAGGTCGAGATCCGGCAGTTGATGATCGACTACGTCACCGCGACCGGCGAGGTGAACCCGTCGACCTTCCACACCACCGACTGGTCGCTCACCTCGGGCGGCGCCCCGATCGTGGTGAACGCCTGAGCCAGAGCCCCGCGTCGGGTGGCTCCGCTCCCTGGGGTGGGGGTTGACCCACTCCTCTTGGGGTTACCCCACTCGCATAGCAGTGGGGTAACCCCGACTGGAGGGGGTAACCCCGGGCTGGAGGGGGTAACCCCGGGCTGGAGGGGGTAACCCCGGGCTGGAGGGGGAAGCCCGACTGGAGGGGGGAAGCAGCCGCTTTGCTTCTCCGGTCGGCACTGGTCCGAGGGCCCGCCGGGTCCGGTAGACCGGCGCGACCCATGAAAGGCCGGACTTGACCCGGTCTGGCGGCGGATCCGGTCGCGGGACCGCACGGGTCCGTTGGGTTGGTCAGCGGGCACCGGTTCCGACGGTCGAGGCGGCGCCCAGCACCTGCGCGAGTAGTTGGTAGGTACGTAGTCGGTCGGCCGGGTCGTGAGTCAGCACGTTGACCACCAACTCGTCGGTGCCGTGCAGGTAGGCCAGGTCGGACAGAATGGGTGCGACCTGGTCCGGCGTACCGGAGATCAGGGCTTTGCTGTTGTACGACGCTCGCTCGAGTTCGGCGCTGGTCCACCGATGGTTCCGGGCGGTTTCGATCGAGGGGAGCGGTCTGTCGTCGCCGAGGTCCTTGCGGCTCCGCCAGAGGAGCAGGCTGGCGGCCAGATCGTTCGCGTGGGATTCGGTGTCGGCCACGATCACCCGTACGGCGAGCGCGCTGCTCGGAGCGGGCGACGCCTCGTGGTACGCCGTCATCGACTCCAGACCAGGTCCTGGATTCAAGAAGTGCGCATACGCGTACGCCGTACCGAGTTTCGCCGCGAGGGCACCTGACGAGGCGCTCGCGCCGAGCACCCAAAGGTGCGGATCGTCGCCCAACCACCTCCGCAGGTCGGCAACGTCCGCCGGGAAGGTCTCGGGCGGTCCACCGGCGCGGCCGAGACCCAGATCGACCCGGCCTGGATAGAGGTCGGCCAGAATGCTGAACACTTCGGCTACTTTTGTCGCTGGGTATCGCGGCAGCAGCACCCCGCCCGAACCGACCCGCATCCGCCGCGTGGCGCCCAGGATGATCGGCACCAGGATCTCCGGTGCGGTCCCCGCGAACCCTGGCGAGCCATGGTGCTCGGCAACCCAGTACCGCGTCACCCCGAGCTCGTCCGCCGCCTCAGCCAACTCCACCGAAGCCCGCAACGCCTCGCCCGCCGTACTGCCCTCGCCGATCGGGGACTGGTCGAGGATCGACAGTCGCGGGGCTACGAGCGACTGTCCCCCATAGCCGACAACAGCCTCGCCGGCATCCGGGCGGGTCATGCCCGGCTGACGCTCCTGGTGGCTGGCAGGCCGATCCTCGCCGCCAGTCGGCCCGTTCACGACCGTGCCTCGCTCATGGTTGCCGGGACGATCCGGTAGTCGGCCTCGAAGACCAAGTTGTGGAGGTCCGCGGCGGCGATCGCGCGCAGGGTCGGCAGTTCCGCCAGCGCTTGCTCCGGCGTGAACACGTTGAGCGGCCATTCGCCGACCGTGCCGCCGCTCAGATGCGGGTGGTGGAACCCGCGGCCGTAGTGCGCCCGGATCGCGATCGGGTTGATCCCCGCTTCGGCCTGTTCCGTCCACGACAAGGCCCAGATCGCCGCGAGCCCGCCGTCCGGCGTACTGCCCAGCCCGGTCGCCGAGACCGTTCCGGTGCCGAGCAGCAGGTCCGCGTTCACCTCGTCGAGAACCTCCTTCGCGACCGGGTCGAGCAACTCGACCGTGGCCGCGAAGAGCTGCTCCTTCTCCGCCCGGGTGACCGCGGTCTCGCCGTGCGAACGGTCCCGGAGGTCGGCGAAGTGCCGCAGCAGGGCTTCGCTGTGCGGGTGTGTCATGACATCTCCTTGCTCGAACTCAGCTCCAGAAAGGCCGAACCGATCCAGTCACGCATCGGCCCGGGCGCCAGGATCGCGCCGTGTGGCACTCCCGGCAGGACTTCCAGCCGTACTGCGACGCCGTCGGACAGCAGCCGCATCGCGTACTCCTCCACGTCGTCGCGCACCGGATCGTGCTCGCCGACGACCAGCCACGCGGGCGCAGTACCGCTCAGATCGTCAGCCTGGAACGGGGTGCTGTACCCAGCCCCGTCGCCCGACCCCAGATACGCCCGCCAAGAGGTCATCAAGTCTTCCCTGGTCGGGAAGACCGACGGCTTGTACGACGATGCGCGGCACTCCGGGTCCATCGGAGGATAGGCGAGCACCTGCGCCGCCAACTGCCGGCCCTGGTCGCGCCAGGCCAGTGCGGCGCATCCAGCGATGGTGCCGCCCGCGCTGTCCCCACCTACGGCGACCTGGTCGTCGCCTGCTTGCACAGCTACCCACTCCAGCACTGCCAGCACGTCCTCGAGCGCCGCCGGATGCGGATGCAGCGGAGCGAGCCGGTAGTCCACGCTGACCACAGTGGAGCCTGTGAGCCGGGCCAGGTCGGCACAGACCTCATGCCACCCGGCCACGGACCCACGTGTCCAGCTGCCGCCGTGTACCCACACCAGCCAGCCCTGCCACGACTCGACCGGCCGGTAGAGGCGCGCCGGTACTTCGCCGATCACCAGGGAACCCCAGGAGACCGTCACGCTCAGCGCGTCACTGACCGCGGGACGACCGAGATGACGGCCCCTCATGAACGCTTGCCCCGCTTCAGGAACACGGCGACCAGTCCGGCAGCGACCAGGCAGAGCGCGGTGTTGACCCAGATCGCGGTGGTCACGCCGCTGAGCACGGTGGCCGGGTTCTCGCCGCCGAGCGAGTTCACCCGGGCGGTGGCGATCGCACTCATGATCGGAATGCCCATCGTGATGCCGACCTGCTGACTCATCGTGGCCAGGCCGGTCGCCAGGCCCTGCTCCTCGTTCGGCAGTCCGGTGGTCGCGGTGACCATGAAGCCGACGATCGCGATCAGGTTGGCGACCCCGCCGACGAAGGTGGCGACCAGCAGCAGCGCCATCCAGGACGAGTCCGGGCCGAGCAGCACCAGGGAAAGGGTGGCGGCGGCCTGGATCAGGAAGCCGAGCACGATCGCGTTCTTCGCGCCGACGCGGCCGATCACCTTGGGTGCGACGATGCCACCGATCACGGTGCCCGCGCCGAGGACCGCGAAGGACAGTCCGGCGCCGAGCGGCGTGAAGCCGAGCGTCTTCTGCAGGTACAGCGTGAGCAGGAAGACCAGCGAGGTCTCGGTGATGAAGGCCAGCAGACCGGCGAAGTTGCCCCAGCCGATGTTCGCCCGGCGCAGGATCGCCACCGGTACGAGCGGAGCCGCGACCTTCTGCTCGACCACCCAGAAGATGGCGAGCGCGACGATGCCGACCAGCAGCGAGCCGAGAGCGGCCGGGTCGGTCCAGGACTTCTCGCCGGCCCTGGTCAGGCCGAACACGACCGCGAGCAGACCCAGCGTGACCGAGATGGCACCCGGTACGTCGAGCTTCGGCCGCTCGGCCGGACGGCTCTCCGCCAGCACCATCGGGGCGAGCACGAGAACGGCCAGCGCGACCGGCACGTTGATGAAGAAGGCCCAGCGCCAGCTCAACAGATCGGTCAGCACGCCACCGAGGATCGCGCCGGTGGTGAAGCCGGCCGCCATCAGCGCGCCGTTCAGGCCGAGCGCCTTCTCCCGCAGCTTGCCCTCGGGGAAGGAAGTGGTCAGCAACGACAGCGCGGCCGGGGTGACCGCGGCGGTCGCGAGTCCCTGCGCAACCCTTGCCGACAGCAACATCGTCGGCGAGGTGGAGATACCGCCGACGAGCGAGGCGATACCGAGCAGCGCCATCCCGATCAGGAACAGCCGGCGGCGGCCGAAGAGATCGGCCACCCGGCCCAGCAGGAGCGTGAAGCCCGCGGCGCAGAGGGCGAAGGCCGTGGCGATCCACTGCAGGTTCTCCAGGGCGAACCCGACGTCGGCGCCGATCGTCGGCAGCGTGACGTTCAGGATCGAGAAGTCGACGGCGAGGGTGAAACTCGCCGTCAGCAGCAGCACCAGCGCCAGCCGCTGCCGGCCCGTCATCCGGGCCTCGGGAACGCTCGCGGTGGCGAGATCGGATGGGGTGCCTTCTTCAACGGTGGACATGCAGGTGAACCTCTCTATCGAAACAGCTCCTACCTGCACGATCCCGGCACCGGCGCAGATCAACCAGAACCCTGTGTTGCCCACCACTCGTTTGCCTAACACTCGTAGGGACAGGACGAGCCGTGCCCGATAGGAGACGATGGTCGCGCCGTTGTGCCCCCTTCCGCCCGAGGAGAACCGGTGAATCTCGCCCTGCTTGCGTTGGCGATCGGTGCGTTCGGCATCGGTACGACGGAGTTCGTGATCGTCGGCCTGCTGCCGGACATCGCGACCGATCTGGCGGTGACCATCCCGACCGCGGGACTGCTCATCTCCGGCTACGCGCTGAGCGTGGTGATCGGCGCGCCGTTGATGACGCTGGCCGGCTCGCGGCTGCCCCGTAAGACGATGCTGGTCGGGCTGATGAGCGTCTTCATCCTCGGCAACGTGTTGTGCGCGCTGGCCGGCAACTACCCGCTGCTGATGGCCGGCCGGGCGGTGACGGCGCTGTGTCACGGTGCCTTCTTCGGCATCGGCTCGGTGGTCGCGGCCAACCTGGTCGCGCCGGCCAAACGCGCCAGCGCGATCGCGCTGATGTTCACCGGCCTGACCATCGCCAACGTCCTCGGCGTGCCGATGGGTACCGCGTTGGGTCAGCATTTCGGCTGGCGGTCCACGTTCTGGGCGGTCGCCGGAATTGGTGTCCTCGGTGTCATAGGTTTGATCATCTTGGTGCCGAAACAGCCGGCCGAGTCCGGCAGTATCCGCGGCGAGTTGGCGGTTTTCCGCAGACCACAGGTGTGGCTGGCATTAGTGATGACCACCCTGGGTTTCGCCGGTGTATTCGCATCGTTCACCTATATCGCACCGATGATGACCGGGGTGGCCGGATTCAGTTCCGGGTCGGTGACCTGGCTGCTGATCGTTTTCGGGGCCGGACTCTGCCTCGGGAACGTGATCGGCGGAAAAGCCGCCGACCGGAATTTGATGCCGAGCCTCTACGTCATTCTCTCGCTGTTGGCGGCCGTGCTGCTGTTGTTCGTCTGGACGGCGCACAGCCGCCCGCTGTCCGTGCTGACCATCTTGCTGTTCGGCGCCGCCGGCTTCGCCACTGTGCCCGCGTTGCAGATGCGGGTGATGGACAAGGCTGTCGGGGCTCCAGCGCTGGCCTCCGCGGCGAACATCGCCGGATTCAACCTGGGCAACGCGATCGGCGCCTGGCTGGGTGGTCTCGCGATCGATGCGGGATTGGGGTACACGGCACCTAACTGGGTCGGTGCGGGCCTCGCGCTGGCCGGTCTGGCGGTCGCCGTGTTCTCTGGCGCGCTCGACCGTCGTAGCCGGGTCGTCGCGACGGGTCCGCCCGGCAGAGTGGTATTACCGGTTGAATGAAAAATGAACTGAATTGAAAAGCCATTGGTGATCCCGGTGATCATCGATGGCTTTTTCATGCGTTTAAATCAATGCCCAGAGCGGAATTAGTTGTCGACCTGTTCCGTCGTGACCTTCGTCACAAATGCATTCCTAGAGTTTGCTTGACGACGAGATCACCGGACCGTAATTCTTGTAGCGCGGTCAGTAACTGACTGCGAATCCGCTGGGGGCGGGTGATTGTTACTTCTCTATTAACGGATCTGGTGGTCCGCCAAGAAGAATTCCTAGCAAATCATCAAGCGTGGAGGGGTAGACCTATGCCTGAAAAAGGTGTGCAGCGCAGATCCGTTCTGTTCGGCGCCGCCGCGGCCGCTGTCGGCGGGGTGACGGCCACCGCGGCGCAGACCGGGACCACGGCGGCGGCAGCGCCCGTAGTACCGGCGACTGGTGTGCCGGCCGGGGCGAAGATCCGGCCGGGCGATCCGCGGTACCGGGAGTTGTCCCGGGGCAACAACCAGCGGTTCGTCTCCCAGCCGGACTACATCCGGATGATCACCTCGGCCGAGGACGCCGAACACGCCGTCCGGGAGGCCGTCCAGGCCGGCAAGCGAGTCTCGATCCGCGGCGGTGGCCACTGCTTCTCCGACTTCGTCTGCAACCCGGAGATCGAGGTCGTGCTCGACGTCTCCCAGCTCACCCGGGTCTACTACGACCAGGTCCGCCGCGCGTTCGCGGTCGAGGCCGGCGCCCGGCTGATGAACGTCTACGAGTCACTGTTCAAAGGCTGGAACGTCACCATCCCGGGCGGCATCTGCTACAGCGTCGGCGTCGGCGGCCACATCTCCGGTGGCGGCTACGGCCTGCTGTCCCGGGCGCACGGCCTGACCGTCGACCACCTGTACGCCGTGGAGGTGGTGACCGTCGGTGCCAATGGCAAGGTTCGGACCGTCGTCGCGACCCGGGAGCCGAACGACCCGAACCGCGATCTCTGGTGGGCCCACACCGGAGCCGGCGGCGGCAACTTCGGCGTCGTCACGAAGTACTGGTTCCGCTCGCCGGGCGCCAAGGGCTCGAACCCGTCCGACCAGCTGATCAATCCACCGTCGACCGTGCTGATCAGCGCGATCGAGTTCCCGTGGGACCAGCTGACGCCGGCCAAGTTCCACCGGCTGCTGAAGAACTTCGGCGGCTGGCACCAGCGCAACGCGTCGCCGAACTCGCCGAACGTCCAGCTGAGCAGCCTGTTCAACGTCAGCTCCAAGGCGCACGGCAGCCTCGGCATGTTTACTCAGGTGCCGAACGACAACCCCAACGCACGGGCGATCCTGGACGACTACCTGGCGGCCATCACCAAGGGCGTCGGCATCACCGCGCAAGAGGTGACCAAGCCGCTGGCCGAGGTCGGCGTGCTGTCCGGCTTCGCCGAGCCGCGGGAGCTGCCCTGGCTGCAGGCCACCCGGCTGGTGGGGACGAACAACCCGACCATCACCAACCCGACCTCGCGCGGCGTGCACAAGTCGGCGTACATGCTGAAGAACTTCACCGACGAGCAGATCGCAGCCGTCTACAAGCACATGACCCGGCCGGACTTCCAGAACCCGGACACGATGCTGGTGCTGTTCTCGTTCGGTGGGCAGGTGAACGCCGTCAAGGAGGACGCGACCGCCAACGCCCAGCGGGACACGATCTTCAAGATGTGCTTCCAGACGTTCTGGGAGAAAGAGACCGATGACCAGTTCTACGTCGGCTGGGCCCGGGACATCTTCTCCGACTTCTTCGCGGCCACCGGCGGTGTTCCGGTGCCCGGGACGGGCGCGGACGGGTGCTACATCAACTACCCGGACAACGACATGGCCGACAGCCGGCACAACCGGTCGGGCGTGCCGTGGTCGACCCTCTACTTCAAGGGGAACTACCCCCGCCTGCAGCAGATCAAGCGGCGGTACGACCCGACCAACTATTTCCGCCACAAGCTCTCCATCGAACCGGCCTGATCAGGGCCGGGTCGAGGAGTCCAGCTCATGAGTGCCTGCAAGCAACAGCCGAAGAGCGGCTTCGGACGGCGTACCGGGCTGGGCGCTGTACATCAGGATGCGGTGCGCCGAGTCGTCGGGAAGCTGGGCCACCTCGAAGGAGAGCTCGAGCTGACCGACGACCGGGTGCTGGAACTGCTTCGTCCCGAAGGTGCAGTTGACCACCGGGTGGCGCGACCAGAGCTCGGCGAACTCGGTGCTCTTCATCGACAGCTCGCCGATCACCTCGGCCAGATGCAGATCGTTCGGATGCCGGCCGGCGATCAGTCGCAACGACGCGACCGATCGTTTCGCCTCCTCGTCCCAGCGCGCGTAGAGCTCACGCGTGTGCGGGTCGAGGAACAGCATCCTGGTCAGGTTCGGCCGGGTCTCCGCGGAGTA
It encodes:
- a CDS encoding L,D-transpeptidase, with protein sequence MGRSRAGERGGGSVGAIAVLVLLGGVAVAGVLGNKHDELPPVDLTTLTASSTQTTIASAPLDPEPYAGTDGLVVHPRAEAALYTAPDADAFAKIGPSQFGSTWLPVVEKADGWVRVLLPSKPNRSTGWLQDEDLDRAASSYLIRVHTGSRTIELFEKGKSLGDWKAGVGAKATPTPPGRTFLLGSIIDKTRSASPVVLPLGAHSPTLDTFGGGPGTVAIHGWPRPDVFGAAISAGCVRVPRTALAKLQQVPLGTLVLIDSK
- a CDS encoding polysaccharide deacetylase family protein, encoding MTLPPGKLLLAAAVLFAAAFAQAAQPAEHSSAQAAPSARPTAHGPLTMQLGKRLKTPARKNQREAKPAAWDLSTHGAKTIYLTFDDGPHPVYTPKVLSILAKHHAKATFFVLGREVAAHPQLVDLTRGYGNHIGNHTWDHPMLTHLTDARIRQEISSGVKSRCFRPPYRDTNKKVEAIAASYHLQQILWDVDTNDWKKPGAAAIERAILRGAHPGAIILMHDGGGNRSETVAALDRALTKLSAQGYTFRSLPC
- a CDS encoding MsnO8 family LLM class oxidoreductase, producing MNGPTGGEDRPASHQERQPGMTRPDAGEAVVGYGGQSLVAPRLSILDQSPIGEGSTAGEALRASVELAEAADELGVTRYWVAEHHGSPGFAGTAPEILVPIILGATRRMRVGSGGVLLPRYPATKVAEVFSILADLYPGRVDLGLGRAGGPPETFPADVADLRRWLGDDPHLWVLGASASSGALAAKLGTAYAYAHFLNPGPGLESMTAYHEASPAPSSALAVRVIVADTESHANDLAASLLLWRSRKDLGDDRPLPSIETARNHRWTSAELERASYNSKALISGTPDQVAPILSDLAYLHGTDELVVNVLTHDPADRLRTYQLLAQVLGAASTVGTGAR
- a CDS encoding bifunctional metallophosphatase/5'-nucleotidase yields the protein MTDNGDPRTMGRRTVIGGAAATALAAAGFQAVPAYAGTHGGHQPKTVRLSVLGTTDLHGNVFNWDYFKNAEYDDKAHNDIGLAKISTLVKAYRMQVDRHTPAPLMLDAGDTIQGTPLAYYFAKIQPITGGHTHPMAAAMNAIGYDAAALGNHEFNYGLDILRKFQRQLNFPLLGANAQDWTTGLPVFPPYVLKRVHVPGERPITVGILGLTNPGIAIWDKANVENKVKFGGIVELAKIWVPRVRKAGADVVIVAAHSGMDLSSSYGDALPVPENASVLMAETVPGIDAVLVGHAHLEIPERLVTNKVTGQQVVLTEPLKWGMRLSVIDLDLQKQRGCWKVVGRHSQVLNANTVEADPQVTNLLQADHDKVVGYVNAKIGTCTEAMSAATAPWEDTAALDFVNFIQADAVSKALVGTPQASLPVLAIAAPFNRAAAIPAGDVSVRDVAGLYIFDNTLLAVTMTGAQITDYLEFSATYFKQVSGPGPFPADQVTNAVTPTAPGGTPDYNYDIMGGLTKPLAYKIDIAKPAGSRITDLQYDGAPVGADQQFVVAVNNYRQSGGGNFPHVKTAPVVYNRQVEIRQLMIDYVTATGEVNPSTFHTTDWSLTSGGAPIVVNA
- a CDS encoding alpha/beta hydrolase codes for the protein MRGRHLGRPAVSDALSVTVSWGSLVIGEVPARLYRPVESWQGWLVWVHGGSWTRGSVAGWHEVCADLARLTGSTVVSVDYRLAPLHPHPAALEDVLAVLEWVAVQAGDDQVAVGGDSAGGTIAGCAALAWRDQGRQLAAQVLAYPPMDPECRASSYKPSVFPTREDLMTSWRAYLGSGDGAGYSTPFQADDLSGTAPAWLVVGEHDPVRDDVEEYAMRLLSDGVAVRLEVLPGVPHGAILAPGPMRDWIGSAFLELSSSKEMS
- a CDS encoding MFS transporter, which translates into the protein MSTVEEGTPSDLATASVPEARMTGRQRLALVLLLTASFTLAVDFSILNVTLPTIGADVGFALENLQWIATAFALCAAGFTLLLGRVADLFGRRRLFLIGMALLGIASLVGGISTSPTMLLSARVAQGLATAAVTPAALSLLTTSFPEGKLREKALGLNGALMAAGFTTGAILGGVLTDLLSWRWAFFINVPVALAVLVLAPMVLAESRPAERPKLDVPGAISVTLGLLAVVFGLTRAGEKSWTDPAALGSLLVGIVALAIFWVVEQKVAAPLVPVAILRRANIGWGNFAGLLAFITETSLVFLLTLYLQKTLGFTPLGAGLSFAVLGAGTVIGGIVAPKVIGRVGAKNAIVLGFLIQAAATLSLVLLGPDSSWMALLLVATFVGGVANLIAIVGFMVTATTGLPNEEQGLATGLATMSQQVGITMGIPIMSAIATARVNSLGGENPATVLSGVTTAIWVNTALCLVAAGLVAVFLKRGKRS